AACGGGGTCGATATCGACGTCAGGGAGACCGACGTATACTCCAACATAGAGGGGAGGTTCGACACCATCGTCTTCAACCTCCCGTATCTCCCGGTGGAGGACGAGGGAGAACTTGCGAAGGCATGGTCCGGAGGTCCGGACGGTCTCGGTCCCCTGCCCCGGCTTCTGGAGGGGGCGCCCGAGCACCTCCTGCCGGACGGAAGGGTCGTGGTGGTGGTATCGTCCCTCATGGACAGGGCCGGTCTCGACAAGACCTTGGAGGGGTACGAAGTGAAAGTCCTTGGGGAGCTCCCCCTGTTCTTCGAAAGACTGCAGGTAC
The nucleotide sequence above comes from Candidatus Methanomethylophilus alvi Mx1201. Encoded proteins:
- a CDS encoding HemK2/MTQ2 family protein methyltransferase, which codes for MEYKDGLDMAEDPGVYPPSEDSIFLTESLDIRIGEKVLEIGTGSGIVSIQCALNGADVVCGDINPRAVALARRNAAANGVDIDVRETDVYSNIEGRFDTIVFNLPYLPVEDEGELAKAWSGGPDGLGPLPRLLEGAPEHLLPDGRVVVVVSSLMDRAGLDKTLEGYEVKVLGELPLFFERLQVLEIKPLLAHRK